Proteins from a genomic interval of Paenibacillus sp. FSL R5-0623:
- a CDS encoding collagen binding domain-containing protein: MRKKVSIVIIALLLVTQMMQGWIFTPTMHAQDELTNLPASAISDTASEEGLAGSEEVNNVDVAATPEEEGEGNLNQSSLAVAAAGPVITDQLITSVQMYNQAPEDNGNGTIEVKGDKIEDIRPRIQDEVAVVFAWGLADDNHNYSDGSTFTFNLPDKFIIGSQLKGNLDGGVGEYVVNPDGTIIFTFNELIEHAKLEGNFYVWIKFDESKMEDGLKQQIDFSSVGQGIIDVHFANTAIDKLKKSGTANKNNFNSDEIKWTVDFNQGEKAMKNAVLADTFPAELELKGNIEIRELEVQLNGSVKEGPGVRTESEFPIQLGDTDKAYRVTYTTSVKAPTTAPFTNVEYQNQVALTTDQSEHNETDIGRVRVSFNEPLNKSGQDSTYDPVTQTITWKVQYNYNQQEIMQTNAWIEDRFDTAKQQLINNSVKVYQVDINASGAASNRTLINPNEYTLEAIGTGFDDGFRLHFKNDITKAYEIEYDTQSIHRVYTNDTITNTVNMYDGTSKTGRRDIQEVIFAKSVKSENFNTKEIEWQMVLNHDLQDMTDIVITDNYEGRHMKLIPGSLQVSGVNKDDFELTPDPADPTYEKGFSLRLKDGVTLSTEHVITYKTSFDPTAGMPTNDEYRNSAKIDWEESDVKQTTITKSAAVKPQDYTIQNGNKKGEYSAKDKKITWTIDVNYNLFDIQDAILKDAYTGDQSFVDGSLKVHELELQGANNVTAVGSEVPLTPDQFQLNPDGKGFVLDLGNMGKMAYRIQYQTSLDGPYSVVGAYANQAVLTDGEGGAIRFNRSASVTPANGGVYVHKTGKQEGTTDKASWTVNINPSQSFIPAGNQLTDTMSENQILLADSLKLYATNLPANNSGNVSTKAGLVDPADYELDVEGNTFTFTFKKDIHTAFILEYQSYINADHGARIENKVEFAGQSSSVIGEGNQSGIKVSLAGAGGGASTGLGKIRIHKVSDTGVPLEGAIFAIYNASGTTLLETLKPTDENGVVESSRNYRLNNLTNGVPYKLKELSAPAGYLVDPEYGSASGKTIEFKDADITFEIENKKIRQGFELIKVDAVDSSKTLNGATFELYAKDGATREKIDELTTGEDGKIAKGGLLPGDYELVEVVAPEFYQLDATPIPFTIVENQTEIITLTKSNAMGTGGTLVVTKVNAKDQSVLSGIEFELRDRSNIVIDTKVTDLNGVIEFDGLDYGPYTLVETKAEGFVIEQPETLVSIISPETQLTIENKKNDRSVKLIKTNAGRTQHLQGAVFELRAQTALMDANGNWEFRKVTGLDEATLTTNQQGEIVLEDLDINKYQLVEIKAPNGYMLETTPVPFEITNIQTEAVVVEKTNQAIPVSGGGSSGPYNPGTPNTGVTPPDPDKPTTPEPETPGTSIPGTVVTEPTESGGGTQSPTDEDSGVVPTTPGVFNGDDTAPPVGDTDAPDGDGALAPPAGTDTDGSQGNGNSASQPNGNLGSQGMLPQTGEESTLAYTAVGMMLIALGSAGFMYFRRRQQLQR, translated from the coding sequence ATGAGGAAAAAAGTGAGCATAGTGATCATTGCTCTGTTACTGGTCACGCAAATGATGCAGGGTTGGATATTTACACCAACAATGCATGCTCAGGATGAATTAACTAATTTGCCAGCCAGTGCAATCAGCGATACAGCGTCAGAAGAAGGTTTGGCAGGTTCGGAAGAGGTCAACAACGTTGACGTTGCTGCCACTCCGGAAGAAGAGGGGGAGGGAAACCTCAACCAGAGCAGTTTAGCAGTGGCAGCTGCAGGTCCGGTAATTACAGATCAATTGATTACCAGTGTGCAGATGTACAATCAGGCACCAGAAGACAACGGGAATGGCACGATTGAAGTCAAAGGAGATAAAATCGAGGATATTCGACCACGCATTCAGGATGAGGTGGCTGTAGTCTTTGCATGGGGACTTGCAGATGACAACCACAACTACAGCGATGGCTCTACGTTCACCTTTAACTTGCCCGATAAATTCATCATCGGATCACAGCTTAAGGGTAATCTGGATGGCGGTGTAGGGGAGTATGTGGTGAATCCAGATGGCACAATCATCTTTACCTTTAATGAACTGATCGAGCATGCAAAACTGGAAGGCAACTTCTACGTGTGGATTAAGTTCGATGAGAGCAAGATGGAAGATGGTTTGAAACAACAGATAGACTTTAGTTCCGTAGGGCAGGGCATCATTGATGTGCATTTTGCCAACACAGCCATAGATAAGTTAAAGAAATCGGGAACAGCAAACAAAAACAACTTCAACTCGGATGAAATTAAATGGACCGTAGATTTTAACCAAGGCGAGAAGGCTATGAAAAATGCTGTTCTTGCAGACACGTTCCCGGCAGAGCTAGAGCTCAAGGGCAATATCGAAATTCGCGAATTGGAAGTGCAATTGAATGGATCTGTTAAAGAAGGTCCAGGGGTTCGCACAGAATCAGAGTTTCCAATTCAATTGGGAGATACAGATAAGGCCTATCGTGTAACCTATACGACAAGTGTTAAAGCACCAACCACTGCTCCGTTCACCAACGTGGAGTATCAAAATCAGGTTGCGCTTACAACAGATCAGAGCGAGCACAACGAAACAGATATTGGTCGAGTTCGTGTGAGTTTTAATGAGCCTTTGAACAAGTCAGGGCAAGATAGTACGTATGATCCGGTGACGCAGACGATCACATGGAAAGTGCAATATAACTACAATCAGCAAGAAATCATGCAAACGAATGCATGGATTGAAGACCGCTTTGATACGGCAAAACAGCAACTGATCAACAATTCCGTCAAAGTGTATCAAGTGGACATTAATGCAAGTGGAGCGGCTTCGAACAGAACACTGATCAATCCAAATGAATACACACTCGAAGCGATCGGTACAGGGTTCGATGATGGCTTCAGATTACATTTTAAGAACGATATTACAAAGGCCTATGAGATTGAATATGATACACAATCCATTCATCGTGTTTATACAAACGACACCATTACGAACACAGTGAACATGTATGATGGTACTTCCAAAACAGGCCGAAGAGACATTCAGGAAGTCATTTTTGCAAAGAGTGTAAAAAGTGAAAACTTCAACACAAAAGAAATTGAATGGCAGATGGTTTTGAATCATGATTTGCAGGACATGACGGATATCGTCATCACCGATAATTACGAAGGCAGACATATGAAACTGATTCCGGGTAGTCTTCAAGTGAGTGGTGTTAACAAGGACGACTTTGAACTGACTCCAGACCCGGCTGATCCAACGTATGAAAAAGGATTCTCACTTCGCTTGAAGGACGGCGTAACGCTCAGTACGGAGCATGTTATTACTTATAAGACAAGCTTCGATCCCACAGCGGGTATGCCAACGAATGATGAATATCGCAACTCGGCCAAGATCGATTGGGAAGAGTCTGATGTAAAACAGACTACGATTACAAAATCTGCTGCGGTCAAACCGCAGGACTACACGATTCAAAATGGTAACAAAAAGGGTGAATATAGCGCCAAAGATAAAAAGATCACCTGGACAATCGATGTAAACTACAATTTGTTTGATATTCAGGATGCAATCCTTAAGGATGCCTACACTGGAGACCAATCTTTCGTAGACGGTTCATTGAAAGTTCATGAGTTAGAGTTACAGGGAGCTAATAATGTTACTGCTGTAGGTAGCGAGGTACCACTCACACCTGATCAATTCCAACTGAACCCGGACGGTAAAGGTTTTGTCTTGGATCTGGGTAACATGGGCAAAATGGCTTATCGCATTCAGTACCAAACAAGTCTGGATGGACCATATTCTGTCGTAGGCGCTTATGCCAACCAGGCTGTTCTGACGGATGGTGAGGGTGGTGCAATACGATTTAATAGATCAGCTAGTGTTACACCTGCCAACGGTGGTGTATACGTGCACAAAACAGGAAAGCAAGAAGGTACAACGGATAAAGCATCATGGACGGTAAATATCAATCCAAGTCAATCTTTCATTCCTGCGGGTAATCAATTAACAGATACCATGTCAGAGAACCAGATTTTATTGGCTGATTCATTGAAATTATATGCAACCAATTTACCTGCCAACAATTCAGGCAATGTATCTACCAAAGCTGGACTTGTTGATCCGGCTGATTATGAATTGGACGTGGAGGGCAATACATTTACCTTCACCTTCAAGAAAGATATCCATACTGCATTCATTTTGGAATATCAGTCTTATATTAATGCCGATCATGGCGCCCGAATTGAGAATAAGGTTGAATTTGCAGGCCAATCTTCCTCGGTAATCGGAGAAGGTAATCAGTCGGGAATCAAAGTTTCCTTGGCTGGAGCAGGTGGAGGAGCCTCTACAGGTCTGGGCAAAATCAGAATTCACAAAGTCAGTGATACAGGAGTTCCGCTGGAGGGTGCAATATTTGCAATCTATAATGCGTCTGGAACTACGCTTCTGGAAACATTGAAACCAACGGACGAGAATGGTGTGGTTGAAAGCTCCAGAAACTATCGATTAAACAATCTAACCAACGGTGTACCTTATAAGTTAAAAGAATTATCTGCACCGGCAGGGTACTTGGTTGATCCTGAATATGGCTCTGCCTCAGGTAAAACGATTGAATTTAAGGATGCGGATATCACTTTTGAAATTGAAAATAAAAAGATTCGCCAAGGCTTTGAATTAATCAAGGTAGATGCGGTGGACTCCTCCAAGACACTTAACGGTGCAACTTTCGAATTGTACGCCAAGGACGGCGCTACGCGAGAGAAAATCGATGAGTTAACGACAGGGGAAGATGGAAAGATCGCCAAAGGGGGACTGTTACCAGGAGATTATGAATTGGTAGAAGTCGTGGCACCCGAGTTTTATCAGTTGGATGCTACACCAATTCCGTTCACGATTGTAGAGAATCAGACGGAGATTATTACATTGACGAAGTCTAATGCAATGGGGACGGGTGGTACACTTGTCGTTACCAAAGTAAATGCCAAGGATCAGTCCGTATTAAGCGGAATTGAATTCGAATTGCGTGATCGTTCCAACATTGTCATCGATACAAAAGTAACCGACCTCAATGGGGTCATTGAATTCGACGGTTTGGACTATGGTCCATATACATTGGTAGAGACCAAGGCAGAAGGCTTTGTTATTGAACAGCCGGAGACCCTTGTATCTATTATCAGCCCGGAAACCCAATTGACCATAGAAAATAAAAAAAATGATCGTTCCGTGAAATTGATTAAAACCAATGCGGGTAGAACACAGCACCTGCAAGGAGCTGTGTTTGAATTACGGGCCCAAACTGCATTAATGGATGCAAATGGGAATTGGGAGTTCCGCAAGGTAACAGGTCTGGATGAAGCTACATTGACAACCAATCAACAAGGTGAAATTGTACTTGAAGACTTGGATATCAATAAATATCAGTTGGTTGAAATAAAAGCGCCCAACGGATACATGTTGGAAACAACACCAGTACCATTTGAAATTACGAACATACAAACCGAAGCCGTAGTTGTGGAAAAAACAAATCAGGCTATCCCGGTATCGGGTGGTGGGTCTAGTGGACCTTATAATCCGGGAACACCTAATACGGGGGTAACGCCGCCAGATCCGGATAAACCAACAACACCGGAACCGGAAACACCAGGAACGTCTATCCCAGGCACTGTTGTTACTGAACCTACAGAGTCTGGGGGAGGAACCCAAAGTCCGACAGATGAAGATTCCGGGGTAGTCCCAACGACACCAGGCGTTTTCAACGGTGACGACACTGCACCTCCAGTTGGGGATACTGATGCACCGGATGGGGATGGTGCACTTGCACCTCCTGCTGGAACGGATACAGATGGATCACAGGGCAATGGAAATTCTGCATCACAGCCAAACGGAAATCTTGGATCTCAGGGAATGCTGCCACAAACAGGTGAAGAGAGCACATTGGCTTACACTGCTGTGGGTATGATGCTGATAGCGCTAGGTAGCGCGGGATTCATGTACTTCCGCCGCAGACAACAGCTTCAACGCTAG
- a CDS encoding transglutaminase domain-containing protein has translation MGKNGKRIITILLAGCLIAVALPRTVDLDQLYAASGTSDISTATDLRQTLLTAMSQRTEELVFTYKGNVKGLKKQLQTSIDEAMKSDPYIQYTVKSYAFNYKGSNVSAEVHVTLSYRETKEQTDYVNRKVTNVLKEIIKPGMTDHEKVKVIHDWIVLNLSYDTSLKKYTAYDGLVTGSTVCQGYSLLAYRMLERVGIDNRIVEGTAGGQLHAWNIVNLDGKWYHMDTTWDDPTPDRKGKVSHSYYMLSDDEMARDHIWTGKSKYPAAPAPYREALLKLVKAGDSKKAAYQKLYHALDYSLYDEQDAVKGHAALKTKVQSKLKEGGTSLTFRYKGTEAGLIEDLQDLYQLGMESISYYVSKMEGTTDLRVKINWTL, from the coding sequence ATGGGTAAGAACGGGAAACGAATTATCACCATACTGCTGGCAGGCTGTCTGATTGCTGTAGCGTTACCACGTACGGTTGATCTGGATCAACTGTATGCTGCATCAGGGACATCAGATATATCCACGGCAACAGATTTGCGTCAGACCTTGCTTACCGCAATGTCACAGCGAACGGAGGAACTTGTTTTTACATACAAAGGCAATGTGAAAGGCCTCAAAAAACAATTACAAACCTCCATCGATGAGGCAATGAAGAGTGACCCTTATATCCAATATACCGTTAAAAGTTATGCATTCAATTATAAAGGCTCCAATGTGTCGGCCGAGGTGCATGTGACGCTCTCCTATCGGGAGACCAAGGAGCAGACCGATTATGTGAATCGTAAAGTCACAAACGTGTTGAAAGAAATCATCAAACCCGGCATGACGGATCATGAGAAGGTCAAGGTCATTCATGACTGGATTGTGCTTAACCTTTCCTACGATACCTCTCTGAAGAAATATACGGCTTATGACGGGCTTGTTACAGGCAGTACCGTCTGTCAGGGATATTCACTGCTGGCATATCGGATGCTGGAGCGAGTAGGTATCGATAACCGGATTGTGGAAGGTACAGCGGGCGGGCAGCTTCATGCCTGGAATATCGTGAACCTGGACGGCAAGTGGTACCATATGGACACAACCTGGGATGATCCTACCCCTGACCGCAAAGGTAAGGTGAGCCACAGTTATTATATGCTGAGTGATGATGAGATGGCGCGTGACCATATCTGGACAGGCAAAAGCAAGTACCCCGCTGCGCCAGCCCCGTATCGGGAAGCTTTACTGAAGCTGGTGAAGGCTGGAGATAGCAAAAAGGCAGCCTATCAGAAGCTGTACCATGCTCTCGACTATTCCCTGTATGATGAACAGGATGCTGTTAAAGGCCATGCTGCGCTGAAGACCAAAGTTCAGAGTAAGCTGAAGGAAGGCGGAACCTCGCTGACATTCAGGTACAAGGGTACGGAGGCTGGACTGATTGAAGATTTGCAGGATTTGTACCAGCTTGGCATGGAATCGATATCTTATTATGTGTCCAAAATGGAAGGTACTACGGATCTGCGCGTCAAAATTAACTGGACACTATAA